Proteins encoded within one genomic window of Variovorax sp. OAS795:
- a CDS encoding ABC transporter ATP-binding protein: MSNGIEFRNVTKRYGSDRNGPLAVKGISFEVPVGTLTTILGPSGCGKTTTLRMIAGLESPTSGSILMGGRDVTTLGPAERNVSMMFQSYALFPHMNVIENVGYGLRMSGVKKDEATSRAREALRSVGLVGFDERLPSELSGGQQQRVALARALVLEPAVLLFDEPLSNLDARLRREMREEIRALQQRLKLTVAYVTHDQSEALAVSDQIIVMDHGVIAQRGTPEQLYGRPESEFVAGFMGEAMVFPAVAQADGSVVLGPLRLQPRHAVAPGTVKVAVRPEAWEIGAADAGQGLPATLRKAAYLGSFYEYGFDTSLGPVFVVSTDLSRPLAAGAQATLSLAAHGVSVVPGT; encoded by the coding sequence ATGAGCAACGGCATCGAATTCCGCAACGTCACCAAGCGCTACGGCAGCGACAGGAACGGCCCGCTCGCGGTCAAGGGCATCAGCTTCGAGGTGCCGGTCGGCACGCTGACCACGATCCTCGGGCCGTCGGGCTGCGGCAAGACCACCACGCTGCGCATGATCGCAGGGCTCGAATCGCCGACCTCGGGATCGATCCTCATGGGCGGGCGCGACGTCACCACGCTGGGGCCGGCCGAGCGCAACGTGAGCATGATGTTCCAGAGCTATGCGCTGTTCCCGCACATGAACGTGATCGAGAACGTGGGCTACGGCCTGCGCATGAGCGGCGTGAAGAAGGACGAGGCCACGTCGCGGGCCCGCGAGGCGCTCAGGAGCGTGGGGCTGGTCGGCTTCGACGAGCGGCTGCCGAGCGAGCTTTCAGGCGGCCAGCAGCAGCGCGTGGCGCTGGCGCGCGCGCTGGTGCTGGAGCCCGCCGTGCTGCTGTTCGACGAGCCGCTGTCCAACCTCGACGCCCGCCTGCGGCGCGAGATGCGCGAAGAGATCCGCGCCCTGCAGCAGCGCCTCAAGCTCACGGTGGCCTATGTCACGCACGACCAGAGCGAAGCCCTGGCCGTGAGCGACCAGATCATCGTCATGGACCACGGCGTGATCGCCCAGCGCGGCACACCCGAGCAGCTCTACGGCCGGCCCGAGAGCGAGTTCGTCGCCGGCTTCATGGGCGAGGCGATGGTGTTCCCGGCGGTTGCGCAGGCCGACGGCAGCGTGGTGCTCGGCCCGCTGCGGCTGCAGCCGCGCCATGCGGTGGCGCCCGGCACGGTGAAGGTGGCGGTGCGGCCCGAGGCCTGGGAGATCGGCGCTGCCGACGCGGGGCAGGGGCTGCCCGCGACGCTGCGCAAGGCGGCCTACCTCGGCAGCTTCTACGAATACGGCTTCGACACCTCGCTCGGGCCGGTCTTCGTGGTGTCGACGGATCTTTCGCGCCCCCTGGCTGCGGGTGCGCAGGCCACGCTGTCATTGGCGGCGCACGGCGTCAGCGTGGTGCCCGGCACATGA
- a CDS encoding HAD family phosphatase: MNVVFDLGAVLLAWEPTRLVQAHLPEHAPTELAAAALGRALFHHDDWLCFDCGTRSLEDAIARMSQRLSLPAARLGDMLGDLGERLEAIPVTLELLQGLFARRDAGEALRLYYLSNMPSPYARAIERRHGFMRRFDGGVFSGDVKFIKPNREIYELLAVRHALDPQQTVFIDDSAANVEAARAFGWHAIHCTHPAALAAQLGRYLPSAAAIGR, from the coding sequence ATGAATGTGGTTTTCGATCTTGGCGCCGTGCTCCTGGCCTGGGAGCCCACCCGGCTGGTGCAGGCCCATCTTCCCGAACACGCGCCCACTGAGCTTGCCGCGGCGGCGCTGGGCCGTGCGCTGTTCCACCATGACGACTGGCTGTGCTTCGACTGCGGCACCCGCTCGCTCGAAGACGCCATTGCGCGCATGTCGCAACGGCTGTCGCTGCCGGCTGCGCGGCTTGGCGACATGCTCGGGGACCTGGGCGAGCGCCTCGAGGCGATTCCCGTCACGCTCGAACTGCTGCAGGGGCTGTTCGCGCGGCGCGATGCCGGCGAGGCGCTGCGCCTCTACTACCTCTCGAACATGCCTTCGCCCTATGCGCGTGCCATCGAGCGGCGGCACGGCTTCATGCGTCGATTCGACGGCGGTGTCTTCTCCGGGGACGTGAAGTTCATCAAGCCGAATCGCGAGATCTACGAACTGCTGGCGGTGCGCCATGCGCTCGATCCGCAGCAGACGGTGTTCATCGACGACTCGGCCGCCAACGTGGAGGCGGCGCGCGCCTTCGGCTGGCACGCCATCCACTGCACGCACCCGGCCGCGCTGGCCGCGCAGCTGGGCCGCTACCTGCCGTCCGCCGCGGCTATTGGCCGGTGA
- a CDS encoding lipocalin family protein has product MSLRRRTAAPAAARRAPFDDRRTSAAIGTLATAFVVGGVATWLALGAGRTARAQLAGPADGAPLMRAPLQVVAPVDIQRYAGTWHEQARLPNRFQKQCTGPVTAEYIPQPDGTVQVRNRCVRPDGNFDEAVGTARVVPVAGQPGAGRLEVRFAPSWLSWLPMVWGDYWILKLDRDYQVSLVGTPDREYLWVLSREPRLEDAALQAELDYAASLGFDTAKVVLTGQ; this is encoded by the coding sequence ATGTCCCTTCGACGCCGCACCGCCGCGCCCGCTGCCGCCCGCCGCGCTCCTTTCGACGACCGCCGCACCAGCGCCGCCATCGGCACCCTGGCAACCGCCTTTGTCGTCGGCGGCGTGGCAACCTGGCTCGCCCTGGGCGCGGGGCGCACCGCGCGTGCGCAACTCGCAGGTCCCGCCGACGGCGCGCCGCTGATGCGGGCGCCGCTGCAGGTGGTGGCGCCGGTCGACATCCAGCGCTATGCCGGCACCTGGCACGAGCAGGCCCGCTTGCCCAACCGCTTCCAGAAGCAGTGCACCGGCCCTGTCACCGCCGAATACATTCCCCAGCCCGACGGCACCGTGCAGGTGCGCAACCGCTGCGTGCGGCCCGACGGCAACTTCGACGAGGCCGTGGGCACGGCGCGCGTGGTGCCGGTCGCGGGCCAGCCCGGCGCGGGCCGGCTCGAAGTGCGCTTTGCGCCTTCATGGCTCTCCTGGCTGCCGATGGTGTGGGGAGACTACTGGATCCTGAAGCTCGACCGCGACTACCAGGTGTCGCTGGTCGGCACGCCAGACCGTGAGTACCTGTGGGTTCTTTCGCGTGAACCGCGACTGGAAGATGCCGCGCTGCAGGCGGAGCTGGACTACGCCGCCAGCCTCGGCTTCGACACTGCGAAGGTGGTGCTCACCGGCCAATAG
- the tal gene encoding transaldolase, with translation MNQLDALRQWTTVVADTGDFKQLSISRPQDATTNPSLILKAVQKPEYRPLLDEAVKKHAGKPLDEVIDRLLVRFGAEILSIIPGRVSTEVDARLSFDTAATIARGERIVALYKAEGIDTQKRLLIKVASTWEGIQAARALEQKGIRTNLTLLFSFAQAVACAEAGVQLISPFVGRIYDWYKKSAGAKWDEAASAGPNDPGVKSVREIFNYYKQHGIKTEVMGASFRNVGQIQALAGCDLLTISPELLAELAASDAPLDHALDAGKAAAAATTQKLGYDEPGFRFALNEDAMATEKLAEGIRAFAADAVKLEKLMQESGK, from the coding sequence ATGAATCAACTCGATGCTCTCCGCCAATGGACCACCGTGGTCGCCGACACCGGCGACTTCAAGCAACTCAGCATTTCCAGGCCGCAGGACGCGACCACCAACCCCTCGCTCATCCTGAAGGCGGTGCAGAAGCCCGAATACCGGCCGCTGCTCGACGAAGCCGTCAAGAAGCATGCGGGCAAGCCGCTGGACGAGGTCATCGACCGCCTGCTGGTGCGCTTCGGTGCCGAGATCCTCTCGATCATTCCCGGCCGCGTCTCCACCGAGGTCGACGCCCGCCTCTCGTTCGACACCGCCGCCACCATTGCGCGCGGCGAGCGCATCGTGGCGCTCTACAAGGCCGAAGGCATCGACACCCAGAAGCGCCTGCTGATCAAGGTGGCCTCCACGTGGGAAGGCATCCAGGCGGCGCGTGCGCTCGAGCAGAAGGGCATCCGCACCAACCTGACGCTGCTGTTCTCGTTCGCGCAGGCCGTGGCCTGTGCCGAGGCCGGCGTGCAGCTCATCTCGCCCTTCGTGGGCCGCATCTACGACTGGTACAAGAAGTCGGCCGGCGCCAAGTGGGACGAAGCCGCGAGCGCGGGCCCGAACGACCCGGGCGTGAAGTCGGTGCGCGAGATCTTCAACTACTACAAGCAGCACGGCATCAAGACCGAGGTGATGGGCGCGAGCTTCCGCAACGTGGGGCAGATCCAGGCCCTGGCCGGCTGCGACCTGCTGACCATCAGCCCCGAGCTCCTGGCCGAGCTGGCCGCCAGCGACGCGCCGCTCGACCACGCGCTCGACGCTGGCAAGGCCGCGGCAGCGGCCACCACGCAGAAGCTGGGCTACGACGAGCCGGGCTTCCGCTTCGCGCTCAACGAAGATGCCATGGCCACCGAGAAGCTGGCCGAAGGCATCCGCGCCTTCGCGGCCGATGCCGTGAAGCTCGAAAAACTCATGCAGGAAAGCGGCAAGTAG
- the pgi gene encoding glucose-6-phosphate isomerase, translated as MAMTLRCDRAPAWAQLRSYFETAGRQFDVRHAFVDDAGRFERFSQEAPHVFADLSKNLVDMRIEELLLTLAKECGLEAHRDAMFAGEHINNTEDRAVLHTLLRAPADAPVGKTAAELREVHATLDAMLAYAEKVRGDHTITDVVNIGIGGSDLGPQMAVLALAEFAAPGKRFHFVSNVDGHELAGVLRDLAPEHTLFLIASKTFTTAETMANAHSARRWYAQSGGTDIAGHFAALTTNVEAAKQFGIDTTFGFWDWVGGRYSLWSAIGLPIALAIGTDGFRRLLAGAHAMDEHFRTAPLAQNLPVRLGLLDVWYRNFHGFTSRGIAPYHSALRRLPAYLQQLEMESNGKQVDASGAPLPAGLGTSPVLWGEPGTNGQHAYFQMLHQGTDVIPLEFVAVRDAAHDLEGHHPKLLANALAQAQALMVGKLDAGGHKNFPGNRPSTFFVFEKLTPESLGAFLALYEHRVFTSGALWGINSFDQWGVELGKVLAKDIEPRLASGDIMGLDASTAGLLQRLGGSQA; from the coding sequence ATGGCCATGACCCTTCGCTGCGACCGCGCGCCCGCCTGGGCGCAACTGCGCAGCTACTTCGAGACCGCAGGCCGCCAGTTCGACGTGCGCCACGCCTTCGTGGACGACGCGGGACGCTTCGAGCGCTTCAGCCAGGAGGCGCCGCATGTGTTTGCCGACCTGTCGAAGAACCTGGTCGACATGCGCATCGAGGAGCTGCTGCTCACGCTGGCCAAGGAGTGCGGCCTGGAGGCGCACCGCGACGCCATGTTTGCCGGCGAGCACATCAACAACACCGAAGACCGCGCCGTGCTGCACACGCTGCTGCGCGCACCGGCCGATGCGCCCGTGGGCAAGACCGCGGCCGAACTGCGCGAGGTGCACGCCACGCTCGATGCGATGCTGGCCTATGCCGAGAAGGTGCGCGGCGACCACACGATCACCGACGTGGTCAACATCGGCATCGGCGGCTCCGACCTGGGACCGCAGATGGCGGTGCTCGCGCTGGCCGAGTTTGCCGCACCGGGCAAGCGCTTCCATTTCGTCTCGAACGTCGATGGCCACGAACTGGCCGGCGTGCTGCGGGACCTGGCGCCCGAGCACACGCTGTTCCTCATCGCGTCCAAGACCTTCACCACGGCCGAGACGATGGCGAACGCGCACTCGGCCAGGCGCTGGTACGCGCAGTCGGGCGGCACCGACATCGCGGGCCACTTCGCCGCGCTCACCACCAACGTCGAGGCAGCGAAGCAGTTCGGCATCGACACCACCTTCGGCTTCTGGGACTGGGTGGGCGGGCGCTATTCGCTGTGGTCGGCCATCGGCCTGCCGATCGCGCTGGCCATCGGGACCGACGGATTCCGCCGGCTGCTGGCGGGTGCGCACGCCATGGACGAGCACTTCCGCACCGCGCCGCTGGCGCAGAACCTGCCGGTGCGGCTCGGGCTGCTCGACGTCTGGTACCGCAACTTCCACGGCTTCACCAGCCGCGGCATTGCGCCGTACCACAGCGCGTTGAGGCGCCTGCCGGCCTACCTGCAGCAGCTGGAGATGGAGAGCAACGGCAAGCAGGTCGATGCGAGCGGCGCCCCGCTGCCCGCAGGCCTTGGCACCTCGCCGGTGCTCTGGGGTGAGCCCGGCACCAACGGCCAGCACGCCTACTTCCAGATGCTGCACCAGGGCACCGACGTGATCCCGCTCGAATTCGTGGCGGTGCGCGATGCCGCGCACGACCTGGAAGGCCACCACCCCAAGCTGCTGGCCAATGCGCTCGCGCAGGCGCAGGCTCTGATGGTCGGCAAGCTGGATGCTGGCGGCCACAAGAACTTTCCGGGCAACCGGCCGAGCACGTTCTTCGTGTTCGAGAAGCTCACGCCCGAGTCGCTCGGCGCATTCCTCGCGCTGTACGAGCACCGCGTGTTCACCAGCGGCGCGCTGTGGGGCATCAACAGTTTCGACCAGTGGGGCGTGGAACTGGGCAAGGTGCTCGCGAAAGACATCGAGCCGCGGCTCGCGTCCGGCGACATCATGGGGCTCGACGCCTCGACCGCGGGGCTGCTGCAGCGCCTGGGCGGCAGCCAGGCCTGA
- a CDS encoding DUF805 domain-containing protein gives MDFQTAVKTCFSKYADFSGRASRSEYWWFVLAEIVVLIVASLIHEYVYVIAALGFLLPALAVGARRLHDIGKSGWLQLLMIIPIVNLVLIYFYVQPSQPETNPHGVPAT, from the coding sequence ATGGACTTTCAAACAGCGGTCAAGACCTGCTTCAGCAAGTACGCCGATTTCAGCGGGCGTGCTTCGCGTTCGGAGTACTGGTGGTTCGTGCTGGCGGAGATCGTCGTGCTCATCGTGGCGAGCCTGATCCATGAGTACGTGTATGTCATCGCGGCCCTGGGCTTTCTTTTGCCCGCGCTGGCCGTGGGCGCGCGCCGCCTGCACGACATCGGCAAGAGCGGCTGGCTGCAGCTCTTGATGATCATTCCGATCGTCAACCTCGTCTTGATCTATTTCTACGTGCAGCCCTCGCAGCCCGAGACCAATCCGCACGGCGTGCCCGCCACCTGA